One window from the genome of Dermochelys coriacea isolate rDerCor1 chromosome 19, rDerCor1.pri.v4, whole genome shotgun sequence encodes:
- the AHDC1 gene encoding AT-hook DNA-binding motif-containing protein 1 isoform X3, whose protein sequence is MNMLSLKVAGGAEGSMNLSGSKDSAPVEEKNLPRRAASEGLGAPQPADGSSLACQPIGLENGASPPAEWFQRAQGSGLRQPDSEADGGERNFKVNLHCKHSRPRELKCNSRSSKAEGPCISFSDTHVSNCSTKRHPGEEEFRMRVKPPGPVVTSGAIRSSPDYVREPKFYQAGHPGQRPAACPAEKALSCSVLSFPEGSCPALGREHQSGSLLHGDPADRCQSLHALGPIKGEDFSSTNVLGCASDPRILVGGLDETATHDRAPKTFSNATLASGRCNVDNIVSLLKSKCGNGRINLHPVVQLIDIMKDLNRLSEDLKNSGVHLDCGNLRLNSHPAPSEESRTPASTGDRDLQYSFFSSATLANSIRSPEERVAQCNAKPEPLRQTHPAPSEEEMEGGRESPQPPGCQSNTAPASKPPGNPDEASCSEPDTTDYSELADADILSELASLGCPGAQLLESQSLEPQPQLLSAQELDSQSQLLDSQSLESQPRLLDAQTLDPLPESLELQSLEPLPESLGLQSLEPLSESLELQSLEPLSESLELQSLEPLSEPLGLQALDTLPESLDPQLLDSQAQLLDPEAQLLDPPSLGPLPKLLEPQPQLMAAEPLGSHPLQPHLSSCQLGEVMKRGSCAGRGAGRGGDDHRKYALRRTDKPKMLGRRRRAGRGRRVEVSAESRVLPLAVPAELAPGPPEPSVSILLAAPTPEADDVQKAALQAKKGKCRGVRKMVVKMAKIPVSLGRRNKTTYKVSSLSSNLSVEGKELTARTSMEPTPLLKMKNNGRNVVVVFPPGEMPIILKRKRGRPPKNLLLGPGKPKEPTPEVKKRRRRKQKLASPQPSYIADTNDSKADYSDVLAKLAFLNRQSQCSGRCSPPRCWTPSEPESIHQAPDTQSISHFLHRVQGFRRRGGKAGGFGGRGGGHAARSSRCSFSDFFEGIGKKKKAPTAMHADPVHPRKRGRPEPDPLGKPKRKRRARKNGVLFPEQNPSQNFSDSTSEWAGDKGSPWAPHHSHLSSQTSRNCSYQGAESRAFPSSALESSSSSRAGFFTGSNPSSQTEVNQERHNLFTGYFRSLLDSDDSSDLLDFALSASRSESRKSSATYTAPPNAMPSQRGLASYPGRSAKITPAAATTTEAPFHAVMPSRQSFSHSRAAGYGVSQATSDCRGADAFQKLVPPSAVSRSPTAHPTATASYAQYGSYGSGQSVTASSMFQPGKQYPAAQDCPNNKDCSFAYGSGNSLPSSPSSAHSAGYAQQTVGPSLPLSKASFFTSSEPGQFSGSSHTPLRCDSRASTVSPGGYMVPKGSASFQPSSENCRQFPSAAQWTFRQGYGGLDWSSEAFSQLYNPGFECHINEPNVILDISNYTPQKAKQQTVSETFSESSSDSTQFNQPAGYRRANSEASSSEGQSSLSSLEKLMMDWNEASSAPGYNWNQSVLFQSSSKPGRGRRKKVDMFDTSHLNFSSSSSSSSVYPSKRSTGPRQPRGSRGACASKKERGTGKAKFPTKAQQVNALFQESTDLGLDYYSGDSSMSPLPSQSRGFGLSEREPGDYAGPYSMNPSTPSDGTFVQGFQSDSPGLGQTDLESKHFPALPHQLAAPAQQTVFEASLQKAFSPNCSPTLAFKEDLRPSDIRKLPACESLKHSMPGSGLPHPAHMACRDLPMPQPLYDSPSCKNPSYWYSPNSSTRSPPYDNKAGAGLLVDFMGRADASCLNPHLSNTNTSKGEKEPLEMARAHHRGAYACPLMNDLNISPVPRDSMLQLQDNYRANLASTFSGTLFKFCI, encoded by the exons ATGGGAGCTCCCTCGCCTGCCAGCCCATCGGCCTGGAAAACGGAGCCAGCCCGCCAGCCGAGTGGTTCCAGCGCGCCCAGGGCTCCGGGCTGCGCCAGCCTGACAGCGAGGCGGACGGCGGCGAGAGGAACTTCAAAGTGAATCTGCACTGCAAGCACTCGCGGCCAAG AGAGCTCAAGTGTAACAGCCGGAGCAGCAAGGCTGAGG GTCCATGCATCAGCTTCTCCGACACCCATGTCAGCAACTGTTCCACCAAGAGGCACCCAGGAGAGGAGGAGTTCAGGATGCGCGTGAAGCCCCCAGGCCCAGTGGTGACATCTGGTGCCATCCGCAGCTCACCTGACTACGTCCGCGAGCCCAAGTTCTACCAGGCAGGGCATCCTGGGCAGAGGCCAGCAGCGTGCCCGGCAGAGAAGGCCTTATCCTGCAGCGTGCTGAGCTTCCCTGAGGGTTCCTGCCCGGCGCTGGGCCGGGAGCACCAGTCCGGCTCGCTGCTCCATGGGGACCCGGCCGACAGGTGCCAGAGCCTCCACGCCCTTGGTCCCATCAAGGGAGAGGACTTCTCCTCGACCAACGTTTTGGGCTGTGCCAGTGACCCCCGGATCCTGGTGGGGGGCCTGGATGAGACAGCCACCCACGACCGCGCCCCCAAGACCTTCTCGAATGCGACGTTGGCTTCCGGCCGCTGCAACGTCGACAACATCGTCTCGCTGCTGAAGAGCAAGTGTGGCAACGGGAGAATCAACCTCCACCCGGTGGTGCAGCTGATCGACATCATGAAGGACCTCAACCGGCTCTCCGAGGACCTGAAGAACAGTGGCGTCCACCTGGACTGCGGCAACCTGCGGCTTAACAGCCACCCGGCCCCCAGTGAGGAGAGCCGGACGCCGGCCAGCACCGGGGACCGAGATCTCCAGTACAGCTTCTTCTCCTCAGCCACGCTGGCCAACAGCATTCGCAGCCCGGAGGAGAGGGTGGCACAGTGCAACGCCAAACCCGAGCCACTCAGGCAGACTCACCCGGCCCCCTctgaggaggagatggagggaggcagagaaagtCCCCAGCCGCCAGGATGCCAGAGCAACACTGCCCCGGCCTCGAAGCCACCTGGCAACCCAGACGAAGCCAGCTGCTCCGAGCCAGACACCACGGATTACTCTGAGCTGGCTGATGCAGATATACTGAGTGAACTGGCCTCTCTGGGCTGCCCAGGGGCCCAGTTGCTGGAGTCTCAGTCTctggagccccagccccagtTGCTGTCGGCCCAGGAGCTCGATTCCCAGTCCCAGTTACTAGATTCTCAGTCTCTTGAGTCCCAGCCTCGGCTACTAGATGCCCAGACTCTGGATCCCCTGCCCGAGTCCTTGGAGCTGCAGAGTCTAGAGCCGCTGCCAGAGTCGCTGGGGCTCCAGTCTCTAGAGCCCTTGTCCGAGTCTCTGGAGCTCCAATCTCTAGAGCCCTTGTCGGAGTCTCTGGAGCTCCAGTCCCTGGAGCCCCTGTCTGAGCCTCTGGGACTCCAGGCCCTGGATACTCTGCCCGAATCACTGGACCCCCAGCTCTTAGACTCCCAAGCCCAGCTGCTAGATCCCGAGGCCCAGTTACTGGACCCTCCATCTCTAGGGCCCCTGCCCAAGTTGCTGGAGCCACAGCCCCAGCTCATGGCAGCCGAGCCCCTAGGGTCCCATCCGCTCCAGCCTCACCTCAGTAGCTGCCAGCTGGGGGAGGTGATGAAGCGGGGCTCCtgcgcggggcggggcgcggggcggggcggggacgACCACCGGAAATATGCGCTGCGCAGAACAGACAAACCAAAGATGctcgggcggcggcggcgggcggggCGGGGTCGGCGGGTGGAGGTCTCTGCCGAGAGCCGAGTCCTTCCCCTGGCCGTGCCAGCGGAGCTAGCCCCGGGGCCGCCCGAGCCCAGCGTGTCCATCCTGCTGGCGGCTCCCACCCCGGAGGCCGATGACGTCCAGAAGGCTGCCCTGCAGGCCAAGAAGGGCAAATGCCGCGGGGTGCGCAAGATGGTGGTGAAGATGGCCAAGATCCCCGTCTCCTTGGGGAGGAGGAACAAGACCACCTACAAGGTCTCCTCCCTCAGCAGCAACCTGAGTGTGGAGGGCAAGGAGCTGACGGCCCGCACGTCCATGGAGCCCACCCCGCTGCTGAAGATGAAGAACAATGGCCGCAATGTGGTGGTGGTCTTCCCTCCTGGGGAGATGCCCATCATCCTGAAGCGCAAACGGGGGCGGCCCCCCAAAAACCTGCTGCTGGGGCCGGGCAAGCCCAAGGAGCCCACCCCGGAggtgaagaagaggaggaggaggaagcagaagctggcctCGCCCCAGCCCTCCTACATTGCCGACACCAACGACAGCAAGGCAGACTACTCGGATGTGCTGGCCAAGCTGGCCTTCCTGAACCGGCAGAGCCAATGCTCAGGGCGCTGCTCCCCACCACGCTGCTGGACCCCCAGTGAGCCCGAGTCCATCCACCAGGCCCCTGACACACAGAGCATCTCCCACTTCCTGCACAGGGTACAGGGCTTCCGCCGGCGTGGGGGCAAGGCGGGGGGCTTTGGCGGCCGGGGAGGGGGCCATGCCGCCCGCTCGTCCCGCTGTTCCTTCAGCGACTTCTTCGAGGGCATCGGGAAGAAGAAGAAGGCCCCCACGGCCATGCACGCTGACCCCGTCCACCCGCGCAAGAGGGGCCGGCCAGAGCCGGATCCCTTGGGGAAGCCCAAGAGGAAGAGGCGAGCCCGCAAGAATGGGGTGCTCTTTCCAGAGCAGAACCCCAGCCAGAACTTCAGTGACAGCACCTCGGAGTGGGCCGGGGACAAGGGGAGCCCGTGGGCGCCCCACCACAGCCACCTCTCCAGCCAGACTAGCAGGAACTGCAGCTACCAAGGTGCAGAGTCGCGGGCGTTCCCCTCCTCGGCGCTGGAGTCCAGCTCTTCCAGCCGGGCCGGCTTCTTCACCGGGAGCAACCCATCCTCCCAGACAGAGGTCAACCAGGAGAGACACAACCTCTTCACCGGCTACTTCCGCTCCCTGCTGGACTCGGACGACTCCTCAGACCTGCTGGACTTTGCCCTCTCGGCCTCGCGGTCCGAGTCACGGAAGTCCTCTGCCACCTACACAGCCCCGCCCAACGCCATGCCCAGCCAGCGGGGCCTGGCCTCCTACCCAGGCAGAAGCGCCAAAATCACACccgctgctgccaccaccactgaGGCTCCTTTCCACGCGGTCATGCCAAGCCGGCAGTCCTTCTCCCACAGCCGGGCAGCCGGCTACGGGGTCTCCCAGGCCACCTCAGATTGCCGCGGGGCCGACGCCTTCCAGAAACTGGTGCCGCCCTCAGCCGTCTCCAGGTCGCCCACCGCTCACCCCACCGCCACCGCCAGCTACGCCCAATACGGCAGCTACGGCTCGGGGCAGAGTGTGACGGCCTCCAGCATGTTCCAGCCGGGAAAGCAGTACCCCGCTGCCCAAGACTGTCCCAACAACAAGGACTGCAGCTTCGCCTACGGCAGTGGGAACAGCCTCCCTTCGTCCCCCAGCAGCGCCCACAGCGCCGGCTACGCCCAGCAGACGGTGGGGCCCAGCTTGCCACTCAGCAAGGCCTCCTTCTTCACCAGCTCTGAGCCGGGCCAGTTCTCCGGCTCCTCACACACGCCCCTAAGGTGCGACAGCCGGGCCAGCACCGTGTCCCCCGGCGGCTACATGGTCCCCAAAGGTTCGGCTTCTTTCCAGCCCTCGTCCGAGAACTGCCGACAGTTCCCCAGCGCTGCCCAGTGGACTTTCCGACAAGGCTACGGTGGGCTGGACTGGAGCTCCGAGGCCTTCAGCCAGCTCTATAACCCAGGCTTCGAGTGCCACATCAACGAACCCAACGTCATCCTGGACATCTCCAACTACACCCCCCAGAAGGCCAAGCAGCAGACGGTCTCGGAGACCTTCTCTGAGTCCTCCTCCGACAGCACCCAGTTCAACCAACCAGCTGGGTACAGGCGGGCCAACAGCGAGGCCTCGTCCAGCGAAGGCCAGTCCAGCCTGTCCAGCTTGGAGAAGCTCATGATGGACTGGAACGAGGCCTCCTCGGCTCCGGGTTACAACTGGAACCAGAGTGTCCTGTTCCAAAGCAGCTCCAAGCCCGGGCGGGGAAGGCGGAAGAAGGTGGATATGTTTGACACCTCCCATCTGaacttctcctcctcttcctcctcctcctcagtgtATCCGTCCAAGAGGAGCACGGGGCCCAGGCAACCACGGGGCTCCCGAGGGGCCTGCGCCTCCAAGAAGGAGCGGGGCACGGGGAAGGCCAAGTTCCCCACCAAAGCCCAGCAGGTCAACGCGCTGTTTCAAGAGAGCACGGATTTGGGGCTGGATTATTACAGCGGCgacagcagcatgtccccgctcccctcccagtcCCGGGGCTTCGGGCTCAGCGAGCGAGAGCCGGGCGACTACGCTGGGCCCTACTCCATGAACCCCTCTACCCCTTCCGACGGGACCTTCGTCCAAGGCTTTCAGAGCGATTCCCCCGGCCTGGGCCAGACGGACTTGGAGAGCAAACATTtccccgccctgccacaccagctgGCTGCCCCGGCCCAGCAGACTGTGTTCGAGGCCAGCTTGCAGAAAGCCTTCTCGCCCAACTGCTCCCCGACCCTGGCCTTCAAGGAGGACCTGCGGCCGAGCGACATCCGCAAGCTGCCGGCCTGCGAATCACTCAAGCACAGCATGCCGGGGAGCGGCCTGCCCCACCCCGCGCACATGGCCTGCCGAGACCTCCCCATGCCTCAGCCCCTCTACGACTCCCCCAGCTGCAAAAACCCCAGCTACTGGTACTCACCCAACTCCAGCACCAGGAGCCCCCCCTACGACAACAAAGCCGGGGCCGGCCTGCTGGTGGACTTCATGGGGAGGGCTGATGCCTCCTGCCTCAACCCCCACCTGAGCAACACCAACACCTCCAAGGGTGAGAAGGAGCCCCTCGAGATGGCCAGGGCTCACCACCGGGGGGCATACGCTTGCCCCTTGATGAATGACTTGAATATCTCCCCAGTACCGAGAGACTCTATGCTGCAGCTGCAGGACAACTACAG agCTAATTTAGCCAGCACTTTTTCTGGAACACTTTTCAAGTTCTGTATTTAA
- the AHDC1 gene encoding AT-hook DNA-binding motif-containing protein 1 isoform X4 codes for MNLSGSKDSAPVEEKNLPRRAASEGLGAPQPADGSSLACQPIGLENGASPPAEWFQRAQGSGLRQPDSEADGGERNFKVNLHCKHSRPRELKCNSRSSKAEGPCISFSDTHVSNCSTKRHPGEEEFRMRVKPPGPVVTSGAIRSSPDYVREPKFYQAGHPGQRPAACPAEKALSCSVLSFPEGSCPALGREHQSGSLLHGDPADRCQSLHALGPIKGEDFSSTNVLGCASDPRILVGGLDETATHDRAPKTFSNATLASGRCNVDNIVSLLKSKCGNGRINLHPVVQLIDIMKDLNRLSEDLKNSGVHLDCGNLRLNSHPAPSEESRTPASTGDRDLQYSFFSSATLANSIRSPEERVAQCNAKPEPLRQTHPAPSEEEMEGGRESPQPPGCQSNTAPASKPPGNPDEASCSEPDTTDYSELADADILSELASLGCPGAQLLESQSLEPQPQLLSAQELDSQSQLLDSQSLESQPRLLDAQTLDPLPESLELQSLEPLPESLGLQSLEPLSESLELQSLEPLSESLELQSLEPLSEPLGLQALDTLPESLDPQLLDSQAQLLDPEAQLLDPPSLGPLPKLLEPQPQLMAAEPLGSHPLQPHLSSCQLGEVMKRGSCAGRGAGRGGDDHRKYALRRTDKPKMLGRRRRAGRGRRVEVSAESRVLPLAVPAELAPGPPEPSVSILLAAPTPEADDVQKAALQAKKGKCRGVRKMVVKMAKIPVSLGRRNKTTYKVSSLSSNLSVEGKELTARTSMEPTPLLKMKNNGRNVVVVFPPGEMPIILKRKRGRPPKNLLLGPGKPKEPTPEVKKRRRRKQKLASPQPSYIADTNDSKADYSDVLAKLAFLNRQSQCSGRCSPPRCWTPSEPESIHQAPDTQSISHFLHRVQGFRRRGGKAGGFGGRGGGHAARSSRCSFSDFFEGIGKKKKAPTAMHADPVHPRKRGRPEPDPLGKPKRKRRARKNGVLFPEQNPSQNFSDSTSEWAGDKGSPWAPHHSHLSSQTSRNCSYQGAESRAFPSSALESSSSSRAGFFTGSNPSSQTEVNQERHNLFTGYFRSLLDSDDSSDLLDFALSASRSESRKSSATYTAPPNAMPSQRGLASYPGRSAKITPAAATTTEAPFHAVMPSRQSFSHSRAAGYGVSQATSDCRGADAFQKLVPPSAVSRSPTAHPTATASYAQYGSYGSGQSVTASSMFQPGKQYPAAQDCPNNKDCSFAYGSGNSLPSSPSSAHSAGYAQQTVGPSLPLSKASFFTSSEPGQFSGSSHTPLRCDSRASTVSPGGYMVPKGSASFQPSSENCRQFPSAAQWTFRQGYGGLDWSSEAFSQLYNPGFECHINEPNVILDISNYTPQKAKQQTVSETFSESSSDSTQFNQPAGYRRANSEASSSEGQSSLSSLEKLMMDWNEASSAPGYNWNQSVLFQSSSKPGRGRRKKVDMFDTSHLNFSSSSSSSSVYPSKRSTGPRQPRGSRGACASKKERGTGKAKFPTKAQQVNALFQESTDLGLDYYSGDSSMSPLPSQSRGFGLSEREPGDYAGPYSMNPSTPSDGTFVQGFQSDSPGLGQTDLESKHFPALPHQLAAPAQQTVFEASLQKAFSPNCSPTLAFKEDLRPSDIRKLPACESLKHSMPGSGLPHPAHMACRDLPMPQPLYDSPSCKNPSYWYSPNSSTRSPPYDNKAGAGLLVDFMGRADASCLNPHLSNTNTSKGEKEPLEMARAHHRGAYACPLMNDLNISPVPRDSMLQLQDNYRANLASTFSGTLFKFCI; via the exons ATGGGAGCTCCCTCGCCTGCCAGCCCATCGGCCTGGAAAACGGAGCCAGCCCGCCAGCCGAGTGGTTCCAGCGCGCCCAGGGCTCCGGGCTGCGCCAGCCTGACAGCGAGGCGGACGGCGGCGAGAGGAACTTCAAAGTGAATCTGCACTGCAAGCACTCGCGGCCAAG AGAGCTCAAGTGTAACAGCCGGAGCAGCAAGGCTGAGG GTCCATGCATCAGCTTCTCCGACACCCATGTCAGCAACTGTTCCACCAAGAGGCACCCAGGAGAGGAGGAGTTCAGGATGCGCGTGAAGCCCCCAGGCCCAGTGGTGACATCTGGTGCCATCCGCAGCTCACCTGACTACGTCCGCGAGCCCAAGTTCTACCAGGCAGGGCATCCTGGGCAGAGGCCAGCAGCGTGCCCGGCAGAGAAGGCCTTATCCTGCAGCGTGCTGAGCTTCCCTGAGGGTTCCTGCCCGGCGCTGGGCCGGGAGCACCAGTCCGGCTCGCTGCTCCATGGGGACCCGGCCGACAGGTGCCAGAGCCTCCACGCCCTTGGTCCCATCAAGGGAGAGGACTTCTCCTCGACCAACGTTTTGGGCTGTGCCAGTGACCCCCGGATCCTGGTGGGGGGCCTGGATGAGACAGCCACCCACGACCGCGCCCCCAAGACCTTCTCGAATGCGACGTTGGCTTCCGGCCGCTGCAACGTCGACAACATCGTCTCGCTGCTGAAGAGCAAGTGTGGCAACGGGAGAATCAACCTCCACCCGGTGGTGCAGCTGATCGACATCATGAAGGACCTCAACCGGCTCTCCGAGGACCTGAAGAACAGTGGCGTCCACCTGGACTGCGGCAACCTGCGGCTTAACAGCCACCCGGCCCCCAGTGAGGAGAGCCGGACGCCGGCCAGCACCGGGGACCGAGATCTCCAGTACAGCTTCTTCTCCTCAGCCACGCTGGCCAACAGCATTCGCAGCCCGGAGGAGAGGGTGGCACAGTGCAACGCCAAACCCGAGCCACTCAGGCAGACTCACCCGGCCCCCTctgaggaggagatggagggaggcagagaaagtCCCCAGCCGCCAGGATGCCAGAGCAACACTGCCCCGGCCTCGAAGCCACCTGGCAACCCAGACGAAGCCAGCTGCTCCGAGCCAGACACCACGGATTACTCTGAGCTGGCTGATGCAGATATACTGAGTGAACTGGCCTCTCTGGGCTGCCCAGGGGCCCAGTTGCTGGAGTCTCAGTCTctggagccccagccccagtTGCTGTCGGCCCAGGAGCTCGATTCCCAGTCCCAGTTACTAGATTCTCAGTCTCTTGAGTCCCAGCCTCGGCTACTAGATGCCCAGACTCTGGATCCCCTGCCCGAGTCCTTGGAGCTGCAGAGTCTAGAGCCGCTGCCAGAGTCGCTGGGGCTCCAGTCTCTAGAGCCCTTGTCCGAGTCTCTGGAGCTCCAATCTCTAGAGCCCTTGTCGGAGTCTCTGGAGCTCCAGTCCCTGGAGCCCCTGTCTGAGCCTCTGGGACTCCAGGCCCTGGATACTCTGCCCGAATCACTGGACCCCCAGCTCTTAGACTCCCAAGCCCAGCTGCTAGATCCCGAGGCCCAGTTACTGGACCCTCCATCTCTAGGGCCCCTGCCCAAGTTGCTGGAGCCACAGCCCCAGCTCATGGCAGCCGAGCCCCTAGGGTCCCATCCGCTCCAGCCTCACCTCAGTAGCTGCCAGCTGGGGGAGGTGATGAAGCGGGGCTCCtgcgcggggcggggcgcggggcggggcggggacgACCACCGGAAATATGCGCTGCGCAGAACAGACAAACCAAAGATGctcgggcggcggcggcgggcggggCGGGGTCGGCGGGTGGAGGTCTCTGCCGAGAGCCGAGTCCTTCCCCTGGCCGTGCCAGCGGAGCTAGCCCCGGGGCCGCCCGAGCCCAGCGTGTCCATCCTGCTGGCGGCTCCCACCCCGGAGGCCGATGACGTCCAGAAGGCTGCCCTGCAGGCCAAGAAGGGCAAATGCCGCGGGGTGCGCAAGATGGTGGTGAAGATGGCCAAGATCCCCGTCTCCTTGGGGAGGAGGAACAAGACCACCTACAAGGTCTCCTCCCTCAGCAGCAACCTGAGTGTGGAGGGCAAGGAGCTGACGGCCCGCACGTCCATGGAGCCCACCCCGCTGCTGAAGATGAAGAACAATGGCCGCAATGTGGTGGTGGTCTTCCCTCCTGGGGAGATGCCCATCATCCTGAAGCGCAAACGGGGGCGGCCCCCCAAAAACCTGCTGCTGGGGCCGGGCAAGCCCAAGGAGCCCACCCCGGAggtgaagaagaggaggaggaggaagcagaagctggcctCGCCCCAGCCCTCCTACATTGCCGACACCAACGACAGCAAGGCAGACTACTCGGATGTGCTGGCCAAGCTGGCCTTCCTGAACCGGCAGAGCCAATGCTCAGGGCGCTGCTCCCCACCACGCTGCTGGACCCCCAGTGAGCCCGAGTCCATCCACCAGGCCCCTGACACACAGAGCATCTCCCACTTCCTGCACAGGGTACAGGGCTTCCGCCGGCGTGGGGGCAAGGCGGGGGGCTTTGGCGGCCGGGGAGGGGGCCATGCCGCCCGCTCGTCCCGCTGTTCCTTCAGCGACTTCTTCGAGGGCATCGGGAAGAAGAAGAAGGCCCCCACGGCCATGCACGCTGACCCCGTCCACCCGCGCAAGAGGGGCCGGCCAGAGCCGGATCCCTTGGGGAAGCCCAAGAGGAAGAGGCGAGCCCGCAAGAATGGGGTGCTCTTTCCAGAGCAGAACCCCAGCCAGAACTTCAGTGACAGCACCTCGGAGTGGGCCGGGGACAAGGGGAGCCCGTGGGCGCCCCACCACAGCCACCTCTCCAGCCAGACTAGCAGGAACTGCAGCTACCAAGGTGCAGAGTCGCGGGCGTTCCCCTCCTCGGCGCTGGAGTCCAGCTCTTCCAGCCGGGCCGGCTTCTTCACCGGGAGCAACCCATCCTCCCAGACAGAGGTCAACCAGGAGAGACACAACCTCTTCACCGGCTACTTCCGCTCCCTGCTGGACTCGGACGACTCCTCAGACCTGCTGGACTTTGCCCTCTCGGCCTCGCGGTCCGAGTCACGGAAGTCCTCTGCCACCTACACAGCCCCGCCCAACGCCATGCCCAGCCAGCGGGGCCTGGCCTCCTACCCAGGCAGAAGCGCCAAAATCACACccgctgctgccaccaccactgaGGCTCCTTTCCACGCGGTCATGCCAAGCCGGCAGTCCTTCTCCCACAGCCGGGCAGCCGGCTACGGGGTCTCCCAGGCCACCTCAGATTGCCGCGGGGCCGACGCCTTCCAGAAACTGGTGCCGCCCTCAGCCGTCTCCAGGTCGCCCACCGCTCACCCCACCGCCACCGCCAGCTACGCCCAATACGGCAGCTACGGCTCGGGGCAGAGTGTGACGGCCTCCAGCATGTTCCAGCCGGGAAAGCAGTACCCCGCTGCCCAAGACTGTCCCAACAACAAGGACTGCAGCTTCGCCTACGGCAGTGGGAACAGCCTCCCTTCGTCCCCCAGCAGCGCCCACAGCGCCGGCTACGCCCAGCAGACGGTGGGGCCCAGCTTGCCACTCAGCAAGGCCTCCTTCTTCACCAGCTCTGAGCCGGGCCAGTTCTCCGGCTCCTCACACACGCCCCTAAGGTGCGACAGCCGGGCCAGCACCGTGTCCCCCGGCGGCTACATGGTCCCCAAAGGTTCGGCTTCTTTCCAGCCCTCGTCCGAGAACTGCCGACAGTTCCCCAGCGCTGCCCAGTGGACTTTCCGACAAGGCTACGGTGGGCTGGACTGGAGCTCCGAGGCCTTCAGCCAGCTCTATAACCCAGGCTTCGAGTGCCACATCAACGAACCCAACGTCATCCTGGACATCTCCAACTACACCCCCCAGAAGGCCAAGCAGCAGACGGTCTCGGAGACCTTCTCTGAGTCCTCCTCCGACAGCACCCAGTTCAACCAACCAGCTGGGTACAGGCGGGCCAACAGCGAGGCCTCGTCCAGCGAAGGCCAGTCCAGCCTGTCCAGCTTGGAGAAGCTCATGATGGACTGGAACGAGGCCTCCTCGGCTCCGGGTTACAACTGGAACCAGAGTGTCCTGTTCCAAAGCAGCTCCAAGCCCGGGCGGGGAAGGCGGAAGAAGGTGGATATGTTTGACACCTCCCATCTGaacttctcctcctcttcctcctcctcctcagtgtATCCGTCCAAGAGGAGCACGGGGCCCAGGCAACCACGGGGCTCCCGAGGGGCCTGCGCCTCCAAGAAGGAGCGGGGCACGGGGAAGGCCAAGTTCCCCACCAAAGCCCAGCAGGTCAACGCGCTGTTTCAAGAGAGCACGGATTTGGGGCTGGATTATTACAGCGGCgacagcagcatgtccccgctcccctcccagtcCCGGGGCTTCGGGCTCAGCGAGCGAGAGCCGGGCGACTACGCTGGGCCCTACTCCATGAACCCCTCTACCCCTTCCGACGGGACCTTCGTCCAAGGCTTTCAGAGCGATTCCCCCGGCCTGGGCCAGACGGACTTGGAGAGCAAACATTtccccgccctgccacaccagctgGCTGCCCCGGCCCAGCAGACTGTGTTCGAGGCCAGCTTGCAGAAAGCCTTCTCGCCCAACTGCTCCCCGACCCTGGCCTTCAAGGAGGACCTGCGGCCGAGCGACATCCGCAAGCTGCCGGCCTGCGAATCACTCAAGCACAGCATGCCGGGGAGCGGCCTGCCCCACCCCGCGCACATGGCCTGCCGAGACCTCCCCATGCCTCAGCCCCTCTACGACTCCCCCAGCTGCAAAAACCCCAGCTACTGGTACTCACCCAACTCCAGCACCAGGAGCCCCCCCTACGACAACAAAGCCGGGGCCGGCCTGCTGGTGGACTTCATGGGGAGGGCTGATGCCTCCTGCCTCAACCCCCACCTGAGCAACACCAACACCTCCAAGGGTGAGAAGGAGCCCCTCGAGATGGCCAGGGCTCACCACCGGGGGGCATACGCTTGCCCCTTGATGAATGACTTGAATATCTCCCCAGTACCGAGAGACTCTATGCTGCAGCTGCAGGACAACTACAG agCTAATTTAGCCAGCACTTTTTCTGGAACACTTTTCAAGTTCTGTATTTAA